Proteins found in one Actinokineospora alba genomic segment:
- a CDS encoding glucosaminidase domain-containing protein, translated as MRATVLALALLALWSVPAAAEDATDEQYLAAAMPAARAVAAEFAIPASVTAAQSIVESGWGRSPLATKARNYFGYKCKAPGVPGPIAVGCVEHPTTECTPDCHPAVGEFRVYASMTDSFRDYGRHLSTSPYYAAALPLAADPDAFITEVAKRYATDPHYAEKVIRVMRTHDLYRLDIPQ; from the coding sequence ATGCGAGCCACAGTTCTCGCCTTGGCCCTGCTGGCACTGTGGTCCGTGCCCGCGGCAGCCGAGGACGCCACCGACGAGCAGTACCTGGCCGCCGCGATGCCCGCCGCCCGGGCGGTGGCCGCGGAATTCGCGATCCCCGCGTCGGTGACGGCGGCGCAGTCCATCGTCGAATCCGGGTGGGGCCGCAGCCCGCTGGCCACGAAGGCCCGCAATTACTTCGGCTACAAATGCAAGGCCCCCGGCGTGCCGGGGCCGATCGCGGTCGGCTGCGTCGAGCACCCGACGACCGAGTGCACCCCGGACTGCCACCCCGCCGTCGGCGAGTTCCGGGTCTACGCGTCGATGACCGACTCGTTCCGCGACTACGGCAGACACCTTTCGACCAGCCCGTATTACGCCGCCGCGCTGCCGCTCGCCGCCGACCCGGACGCCTTCATCACCGAGGTCGCCAAGCGGTACGCCACCGACCCGCACTATGCCGAAAAGGTCATCCGGGTGATGCGCACCCACGATCTCTACCGCCTGGATATCCCCCAGTGA